In one window of Paraflavitalea soli DNA:
- a CDS encoding glycogen synthase, translating to MEILHVSAECYPVAKAGGLGDVVGALPKYLNEAGHIAKVVMPMYRTKFLYANQWDVVHKGYTNLGNWWFEFTVIRERDNILGFDLYLVDINGLLDREKVYGYADDTERFTAFQIAVLDWVKDWQHTPDIIHVHDHHTALIPFMLRHSYKYRSIAGIRTVLTIHNAQYQGWMGWDQSIFIPPYDMWQWGLLEWNKNINPLAAGIKCADKVTTVSPSYLEELKYMSNGLEALFEYEKGKCYGILNGIDVKVWDPETDDYLVHRYGLSDIEAGKAKNKMQLCDQFSLDFDKPLIGFIGRLVGEKGADLLPQAIRDSLNHIGRRMNFLVLGSGFPEVEAALQAIKPLSQYDYNVYIGYHEGLSHTMYAGMDFLLMPSRVEPCGLNQMYSMRYGTVPMVRRTGGLKDTVIDYGDPGGYGICYDNASVGDITQAIWRATELYHQKDTVKQIRKQMMQLDFSWENSVQQYIEVYQAAIG from the coding sequence ATGGAGATCTTACACGTCAGCGCAGAATGTTACCCGGTGGCCAAGGCAGGTGGGCTGGGCGATGTGGTAGGTGCACTACCTAAATACCTGAATGAAGCGGGCCATATCGCCAAAGTGGTGATGCCCATGTACCGTACCAAATTCCTGTATGCCAACCAGTGGGACGTGGTCCACAAGGGATATACCAACCTGGGCAACTGGTGGTTTGAATTTACTGTGATCAGGGAAAGGGATAATATCCTGGGTTTTGACCTCTACCTGGTAGATATCAATGGCCTCCTCGACCGGGAAAAGGTGTATGGCTATGCCGACGATACCGAGCGGTTTACCGCCTTTCAGATCGCCGTACTCGACTGGGTCAAAGACTGGCAGCACACACCCGACATTATCCATGTGCATGACCACCATACCGCCCTCATCCCTTTCATGCTCAGGCACAGTTACAAATACAGGTCCATTGCCGGCATCCGGACCGTACTTACTATCCACAATGCCCAGTACCAGGGATGGATGGGATGGGACCAGAGCATATTTATTCCTCCTTATGATATGTGGCAATGGGGCCTCCTCGAATGGAACAAGAACATCAATCCCCTGGCTGCCGGCATCAAATGTGCCGATAAGGTCACTACCGTAAGCCCCAGCTACCTGGAAGAACTTAAATATATGAGCAACGGGCTCGAAGCCCTTTTCGAATACGAAAAAGGCAAGTGTTACGGCATCCTCAATGGGATCGACGTAAAAGTATGGGACCCCGAAACCGATGATTACCTCGTGCACCGGTATGGGCTCAGCGATATAGAAGCCGGCAAGGCCAAGAACAAAATGCAGCTTTGCGACCAGTTTTCACTTGACTTCGATAAGCCCCTGATCGGGTTTATTGGCAGGCTGGTAGGAGAGAAGGGGGCCGATCTGCTGCCCCAGGCCATCCGCGATTCCCTCAACCATATTGGCCGGCGCATGAACTTCCTGGTATTGGGCAGTGGTTTTCCCGAAGTGGAAGCTGCCCTGCAGGCCATCAAGCCCCTCTCGCAATACGATTATAACGTATACATAGGCTACCATGAAGGCCTTAGCCATACCATGTATGCCGGCATGGACTTCCTGCTCATGCCTTCCCGGGTAGAGCCTTGCGGGCTCAACCAGATGTATTCCATGCGCTATGGCACAGTCCCCATGGTGAGGCGTACAGGCGGTCTCAAAGACACCGTCATAGATTATGGCGATCCCGGCGGATATGGTATTTGCTATGACAATGCAAGTGTAGGCGATATTACCCAGGCTATATGGCGGGCAACAGAATTGTACCACCAGAAAGACACTGTAAAGCAGATCCGTAAGCAGATGATGCAACTCGACTTTAGTTGGGAAAACAGTGTGCAGCAGTATATTGAAGTATACCAGGCTGCTATTGGGTAA
- a CDS encoding glucose-1-phosphate adenylyltransferase → MSKQVIAVILGGGAGTRLYPLTASRSKPAVPIAGKYRLVDIPISNCINSGINRMFVLTQFNSASLNKHIKNTYHFSIFSSAFVDILAAEQTPDNPSWYQGTADAVRQSLRHLNQHECEYVLILSGDQLYQMDFQKMLQNHKDTGADISIATIPVVAREASDFGILKSDENNLITSFIEKPKKELLPDWSSDTGEEMHAQGRDYLASMGIYIFNRKLLNDLLLDVYKDCTDFGKEILPGSLENYKVASYQYDGYWTDIGNIYSFFEANLALTDEIPPFNLFDNSNAVYTRARMLPPAKISGTTLEKAIISEGCIINASRIEHSVIGIRSRIGYGTTIVSSYLMGTDYYETIEEMTHATERGLPTLGIGDRCYIKNAIIDKNCRIGNDVRINGSDQLENTDHSLYTIKDGIVVVKKGAILPDGFVI, encoded by the coding sequence ATGAGTAAACAAGTGATTGCTGTCATATTGGGTGGAGGAGCCGGCACCAGGTTGTACCCCCTTACTGCCAGTCGTTCCAAGCCTGCCGTGCCCATTGCCGGTAAATATCGCCTGGTGGACATTCCTATTTCCAACTGTATCAACTCCGGCATTAACCGGATGTTTGTACTGACCCAGTTCAACTCCGCCTCGCTTAACAAGCACATTAAGAATACCTATCATTTTAGCATATTCAGCAGTGCTTTTGTGGATATCCTGGCGGCAGAACAAACACCAGATAATCCCTCCTGGTACCAGGGCACAGCCGATGCTGTGCGGCAGTCACTCCGTCACCTCAACCAGCATGAGTGTGAGTATGTCCTCATTTTGTCGGGCGATCAGCTTTACCAGATGGACTTCCAGAAAATGCTGCAAAACCACAAGGATACAGGGGCCGACATTTCCATCGCCACCATCCCCGTTGTTGCACGCGAAGCATCTGACTTCGGGATATTAAAATCCGATGAAAATAACCTGATCACTTCCTTCATCGAGAAACCTAAAAAGGAATTACTGCCCGATTGGTCAAGCGATACCGGTGAAGAAATGCATGCACAGGGACGCGATTACCTTGCTTCTATGGGTATCTATATCTTCAACCGCAAACTCCTCAACGATCTGTTGCTCGATGTATACAAGGATTGTACAGATTTCGGTAAGGAAATATTACCCGGATCGCTGGAAAACTATAAAGTAGCCAGCTACCAATACGACGGTTACTGGACCGATATCGGTAATATCTATTCCTTCTTTGAGGCCAACCTGGCCCTCACCGATGAGATACCGCCGTTCAACCTGTTCGACAATTCCAATGCAGTCTATACCCGTGCCCGCATGTTGCCCCCGGCAAAGATCAGTGGCACCACCCTCGAAAAAGCTATTATTTCTGAAGGTTGTATCATCAATGCCAGCCGTATCGAGCACAGCGTAATTGGTATCCGCAGCCGCATTGGCTATGGTACCACCATTGTAAGCAGTTACCTGATGGGTACTGATTATTATGAGACCATTGAAGAGATGACCCATGCTACCGAACGTGGGCTGCCTACCCTGGGTATTGGTGACCGCTGCTATATTAAGAATGCCATCATCGATAAGAATTGCCGCATAGGCAATGATGTACGCATCAATGGCAGTGATCAACTCGAAAATACCGATCACTCCCTGTATACTATTAAAGATGGTATTGTAGTAGTGAAGAAAGGCGCCATCCTGCCCGATGGGTTTGTGATATAG
- a CDS encoding MFS transporter — MSQQTKWSQFGVLIIVFFFWGFVAASNSIFIPFCKKFFNLDQIQSQLVGSAFYGAYFYGSLILYLASAIGGTDLLNKIGYKKGIIYGLLISVVGALALAFISGSGNATFGLVLLSFFIIALGFSLQQTSAQPFAIALGSPETGAHRLNMGGSVNSFGTLLGPLVVSVVLFGSVAAKKEASITNIQTLYFFLSGLFLLAAAIFAFAKLPKTTSNEKLEKSPKALYTLLIIGLIFLPVLFADFVKEQTGISKTAIVIGSLVIILGILFTSMFLASKNKEGWGAMQYPQLVLGMVAIFVYVGVEVTIDNNFAALLKLPAFGGYDESQIAHLVSLYWGSLMIGRWTGAVSVFNLPKSTKRILGLVVPIVAFGLILFVNYLKGDNVVNEFLPYLIPIIIAALAFLFAEEKPVKLLLTVSVLAAVAILISLVTTGMISNFAIISCGLCCSVMWPCIFALAVTGLGKYTSQGSAFLIMMILGGAIIPPAQGAIIDLDQARLAAGGGEGTNFTHLSYILPLICFAYLAWHALKTKGVLKSQGLDIDAQVAGGH; from the coding sequence ATGAGTCAACAAACCAAGTGGTCCCAGTTCGGTGTATTGATCATCGTCTTCTTTTTCTGGGGCTTCGTAGCTGCTTCCAACAGTATTTTCATCCCCTTTTGTAAGAAGTTCTTTAACCTGGATCAGATACAGTCGCAACTGGTGGGTTCCGCCTTTTATGGTGCCTACTTTTATGGCTCGCTCATCCTTTACCTGGCATCCGCTATCGGCGGTACTGACCTGCTCAATAAGATCGGATATAAAAAAGGTATCATTTATGGCCTGTTGATCTCGGTGGTAGGCGCGCTGGCGCTGGCCTTCATCAGCGGCTCAGGCAATGCTACTTTTGGCCTGGTATTATTGTCCTTTTTTATCATCGCGCTGGGCTTTTCGCTGCAACAAACCTCTGCACAACCTTTTGCCATCGCGCTGGGTAGTCCTGAAACAGGCGCTCACCGGCTCAACATGGGCGGCAGTGTGAACTCCTTTGGTACCTTGCTGGGACCGCTGGTAGTGAGCGTGGTATTGTTTGGCAGTGTTGCTGCCAAGAAAGAAGCGTCGATCACCAATATCCAAACGCTGTATTTCTTCCTTTCCGGTTTGTTCCTCCTGGCAGCCGCCATCTTTGCTTTTGCCAAATTGCCCAAGACCACATCCAACGAAAAGCTGGAAAAAAGTCCCAAGGCTTTATATACCTTATTAATTATCGGCCTCATCTTCCTGCCGGTACTGTTTGCCGATTTCGTGAAAGAGCAAACGGGTATCAGCAAGACCGCAATCGTAATCGGCTCCTTGGTGATCATCCTTGGCATCCTTTTTACCTCCATGTTCCTGGCTTCCAAAAACAAGGAAGGATGGGGCGCCATGCAATATCCTCAGCTGGTGCTGGGTATGGTGGCAATTTTTGTATATGTAGGTGTGGAAGTAACGATCGACAACAACTTTGCAGCGCTGCTGAAACTGCCTGCCTTTGGCGGGTACGATGAGTCGCAGATTGCGCACCTGGTATCGCTGTATTGGGGTAGTTTGATGATCGGCCGCTGGACAGGCGCGGTGAGTGTTTTCAACCTTCCGAAGAGCACCAAGCGAATATTGGGATTGGTTGTCCCTATCGTAGCTTTCGGCCTGATCCTGTTCGTGAACTACCTGAAAGGAGATAATGTAGTAAATGAGTTTCTCCCCTACCTCATCCCCATCATCATTGCCGCACTGGCTTTCCTGTTTGCCGAAGAAAAACCGGTGAAACTATTGCTGACGGTTTCCGTACTGGCGGCTGTTGCGATCCTGATCTCGCTGGTAACAACCGGTATGATCTCCAACTTCGCGATCATCAGCTGCGGTCTTTGCTGCTCAGTAATGTGGCCCTGTATCTTCGCCCTGGCAGTTACGGGCCTGGGTAAATACACCAGTCAGGGTTCTGCGTTCCTCATCATGATGATCCTGGGTGGTGCGATCATTCCGCCGGCACAGGGCGCTATCATCGACCTGGACCAGGCCAGACTGGCAGCGGGCGGTGGTGAAGGAACCAATTTCACGCACCTGTCGTATATCCTTCCGTTGATATGTTTTGCTTACCTTGCCTGGCACGCACTCAAGACCAAGGGCGTGTTGAAAAGTCAGGGCCTGGATATTGATGCGCAGGTAGCCGGAGGGCATTAA